From the Luteitalea sp. genome, the window GCTCGACGCCCGGCTCGTCCAGGACTGAATGCGGAAAAGTGAACGGACCATCATGAGCACACATTCCATCTCCACCGCTGAGCCGATTGACGCGCGTACGGACGCGGCGCTGCTGAGCCCGCTGCAACAGATGACGCGAATGGGGCCGACCTGTCTCTGGAACGACTCCGCCGCCGAGGCGGACCTGATCTACTCGCTCGCGCAGGGCGCTGTCGGCGCCACCTGCAATCCGGTGATCGTCCTCGAGGTGTTGAAGCGGGAGCTGTCCATCTGGCAGCCGCGGATCGCGGCGCTCGCGCGCGAGCGGCCGGCCGCCACCGAGACGGAGATCGCCTGGCGGCTCGCCGAGGAGATCTCCGCCACGCGCGCCGCGATGCTGGGCGAGGTATTCGAGCAGCACGGTGGCCGGAATGGCCGCCTGTCCATCCAGACGGACCCGCGCCTCTATCGTGACGCGCGCGCGCTCGTCGAGCAGGCGCTGCACTTCAGTCAGCTCGCGCCGAACATGATCGTGAAGCTGCCGGCGACGCGGGCTGGCATCGAGGCGATGGAGGAGGTCACGGCGCGCGGTGTGAGCATCAACGCGACGGTCTCGTTCTCGCTGCCGCAGGCGCTGGCGGTCGCGGAGGCCGTCGAGTGCGGGCTCCGTCGGCGCGAGCAGCAGGGAGACGACGTCAAAACGATGGGGCCGGTGTGCACGATCATGGTCGGCCGGCTCGACGACTGGCTGAAGGTGGTCGCAGACAAGAAGGACATCACGATCGAGCCGGGCGATCTCGAATGGGCCGGCGTCGCGGTGTTCAAGAAGGCGTATCGCATCTATCGCGAGCGCGGGTACCGCGTGCGGCTGCTGTCGGCGGCGTTTCGGAATCACATGCACTGGAGCGAGCTCATCGGTGGCGATGTGGTGATCTCGCCGCCGTGCAAGTGGCAGAGGCGCTTCAACGCGTCGGACGTGCCGGTCGTGCCTCGCATCGATCAGCCGGTCGCGCCCGCCATCGTCGAGGAGTTGCTGAAGAAGTTCCCCGACTTCGGACGGGCGTACCGCGAGGACGGCTTGTCGATCGACGAGCTCGACACGTTTCCGCCGACGCGCCGCACCCTACGTCAGTTCATGGACGCGTGCCATCAGCTCGACGTCCAAGTGCGCAACGTGATCACGGCCGATCCGGAGGCCGAGCTGGCTTGAGCGGAGCCGAGGGCGGCGGGCAGGGCTCGTATCGCGCGGCGCCCTGGCGTTGTGTGACTGGCTGGAGACGTGACGATGCGATCGAGGCGCGAGCTCCTGGTGGCGATTGGGGCGGCATGGCTGCCGCTGTGGGGGACGGCACACGCCGCTTGGATGACGTCGCCGCGCCCCGACGGCGAGCTGTTCCTCATCGCGCACCGTGGTGGCGTGGTCGACGAGACACATCCCGAGAATAGCCCGTCGTCGGTCGAGGCAGCAATCGCGCGCGGCTACTGGATGCTCGAAGTCGATATCCGACGCAGCCGCGACGGCCAGGCGATCGTGCAGCACGACCCCACATTCGATCGCTTCTACGGCGTGTCCCGCGCCGTCGATCAGATGACGCGGCCCGAGATCGCGGAGCTGCGCGCCACGCCCGGCGATACGCGTCCGATGCAGTTCGACGAGCTGTGCGCGCGTTGCGCACGCCGGACGCGCCTCATGCTCGACATCAAAGGGGCCGACCACCCGGATGCGTTCTACGACAGCATCGTGGACAGCCTTCGCCGCCACGATCTGTTGGAGACGACCTACTCCTTGTCTGGCGGCCGCGTTCCCGAGCTGACCGCCGGCGTCGTCGCACGCGCCGTCGACCGGCGCGCGCTGACCGCGGCAATTGCGCGCGGCGAACCGGTGGCGCGTACCTGTTTCCTATTCGAGCTGGGGAGCGTGCTCGATGAAGAGGCCCTGAAGCTCTGTCGCGAACATCGCGTCACGCCCGTTGCAGCGCTGAACACGTTTCGGTACGAGCAGGCGAACGTTGATCACTGGAAGGGCGCAGCCGCCGACGCGCGACGTCTGCGATCGCTCGGCGTGCGGCA encodes:
- a CDS encoding transaldolase; translation: MTRMGPTCLWNDSAAEADLIYSLAQGAVGATCNPVIVLEVLKRELSIWQPRIAALARERPAATETEIAWRLAEEISATRAAMLGEVFEQHGGRNGRLSIQTDPRLYRDARALVEQALHFSQLAPNMIVKLPATRAGIEAMEEVTARGVSINATVSFSLPQALAVAEAVECGLRRREQQGDDVKTMGPVCTIMVGRLDDWLKVVADKKDITIEPGDLEWAGVAVFKKAYRIYRERGYRVRLLSAAFRNHMHWSELIGGDVVISPPCKWQRRFNASDVPVVPRIDQPVAPAIVEELLKKFPDFGRAYREDGLSIDELDTFPPTRRTLRQFMDACHQLDVQVRNVITADPEAELA